GCTTGTTGGGAGTTCGCCGGCGGCGGTGTCGCTGAGATCAGGCATCGTTGAGATAGAAAAGGAGGTCTTCGAGCGCTTCGACTTTTTCGGCAAACGCTTCGGAATTGTTGCTGATAGCGGCGACTTTCAACTGATCCACCAAGTCATCGATCTCCTCTGCATCTTGTTCGTCAGCGTTCTGGCGGGTCGCGTGGATCGATGGCATCAATTCATCGAGTCGCCGCGTCAGAGTGTTGCTGGGTTTGGATTCAGCTTCCAGTGCCTCGTCGGTTTGAGACGACTGGGCCTCGTCTATTTGAGACGGTTGGCCTGCAGGGACGCGTCCGAGCATCTCTGAGATCTCGTCCGCCGAAACCGAACCGAACTCGGTTTGTGATCCCGCCTGTTTCGATGATTCGTTCAAACGCTTGATCTCAGCGGAAGCCTCTTTGCCCGTTCGTCGGTCGACAGCGCGGACCTCCAGCATCCCGTTCAGATTCATCGTGAATGTCACCGAGATGGGACTGTCAGCGGGCGAGTCGGGATCCAGGTCGGCCAGTTCGACTTCCCCAACAAAGATGTTTTCGGTCACGACCGCGGCTTCTCCTTGGAAGACCTCCGTCGAAACCTCTGTCTGACCTGGGACCATGGTGTAGAAGGTTTGCGATCGTTTACAGGGAAGAGCGCTACCGCGGGGAATGATGGGCGCGAAAGCATTCGCGGGCCCCAGCGGATCGCGAGTCTCGGCACAGCGAACCCCAAGCGTGTGAGGCGTGATTTCGATCAAGACTCGGTCGACGTCTTGTCCCGACAACAGAGCACCCTGCACGGCCGCGCCCAAAGCCACGCAAAGATCGGGATCAATTTCTGCCGATGGTCGGTGCCCCAGTTTCTGAGTCAATAGTTGTTCGACCAGAGGTGTCCGGGTGCTGCCGCCAACGAGGATCACTTTGTCGAGTTGTCCGGCATGCAAACCAGCATCTTTGAGAGCGGAATCGACACACGAGATCGTTCGATCCAAAAGTGGCTCGATGGACTGTTCGTAGTCATTCCGTTCCAGCGTCGTTTCCAGGTGGCTGGAGGGATTCCCGGGCAGCAAGAACTCTTCCGCGACCTCGGTGAATGTGTCGAAGCTCAGGCGTCGCTTGGCCGCTTCGGCTGACAAGGACAAACGTGCCATCGCACCGACATCAGCAAGTACGGATTCCTGCAAATCCCCCGTTGCGTTCACCAATTGGTTGCACAGGAGAGCGTCAAAGTCGTCCCCGCCGAGGTGCGTGTCGCCAAACGTGGCCAGGACTTCGACGACGCCGGATTCGATGGCAACGATCGAAACATCAAACGTGCCACCGCCCAAGTCATAAACGAGCACCTTGTGCGGATCGTGACTTTGCGAATCGTAAACCAAGGCGGCAGCGGTCGGTTCGTTCACAATCCTCAACACTTCCAAACCCGCCAGTTCGCCGGCGTGGCGGGTGGCTTCCCGTTGGCCATCATCGAAGTAGGCGGGCACGGTGATCACGGCGCGGTTGACTTCGCATCCGAGGTCTTGTTCCGCCCACTGACGAAGGCGTCCCAGGATCACGGCGGAAACTTCAGGCGGCGAAAGTTGTTTTTCACCGAGAGTGAGTTGGACATGCTCACCCATCTTTCGCTTGACGCTGCGAATCGTCGATTCAGGGAACAAGGCGGCTTGATTGAGTGCAGGTTGACCAACCAACATATTGCCGGACGGATCCAGCCCAACGACACTGGGAAGGACAGCCTCACCCGTTTCCGGGTTCTTGATCACTCGGGGAGTGCCGTTTTCAACGACAGCGACCACGCTGTTGGTCGTCCCTAAATCGATCCCGATCGTCGGTTGCATTCTGTTTCCTTGAATGGATGGTCAGTCGTTGAAGGGTGACGCGTGGAACGCATCGATTGGAAGAGTTCGGTTCAAGAATTTGTGGTGACGGCCTGGGCCGTGACGACTTGTGCGGGACGAATCAACCATGTTGCTTGTTGATACCCGGTTCGCAGAACCCGCAGAACAGTGCCAACGGGATGTTCCGAAGAGGGTTGGACTTCCAACACCTGCATCGTTTGCGGATCAAAGGCGTCCCCGGCGGCTCCCACACGTTGGATATTCAGTGATGCCAATTGTTGACTCATTCGTTGCGTGGTCAATCTCAGGCCTTCCGCCAGCCCGTTGAGGGATTGATTTCTGGATTGCCAAGCGGTTTGCCAGAGTTGTTCGTGCTGTTCGAGTTTGCGACGACCAAACCATCCGGTGGCCGCCGTGGTGGGCGGCTCCGGGCAATCTCGCACCGCGGCTTCGAAAGCTTGTGTGAGCCGCGAGAGCGCTTCGTCGACTTCTACGATGGCGGTGATCGCTGAACGAGTCGTTTCCGACATCGACGCATCTGCGGGTGACACTTGTTGCCCCGTGGGCGATTGGCCGGCTGTTGTCCGAGTCGAGTTTTCGCGGAGTTGTTCCAGCAACGCGTCGCTGGCAGCAACGATTCGTTCCGCGTCACTGGCGAGCGTATCGGAAAGTGACCGGTTTTGTTTCGTGTTGAGCTTCAGTTCATGCCGCAGTGCGGTCAGGTCGCGAGTGATTTGCCCCAGGCCATGAAGCGAGGCTGCGGCGGGTGCATTCGGAAGGGCAGCGTGTGGCGGGGCAGGCTCATCGGAATTCTCTTGATGGTCCAGTTCCGCCAGCATCCTGGCCAGTTGTTGTCGCCCGTGGTCGGTTTCGCCTGCGGTGTCAATCCATTCGAGCAACCTGTCTTTGATTGCCGCTCGCGTTTGGGGCCAGTCGTCTTCTTCGGGAATGTTCACTTCGCTGGTCCACGGCTGGATTGATGGAGTCGTTGAGCACAACGAAGCAACGCATCGGTGGGCAAGCGTTGAGGTTGAAATTGAAACTGGTCAATTACGTCACTGAAATGGGGGAGTTCAGGGGCGAACAGTCGGCTGGACCAAACTCGAATTGGATCTCCAACGGCTGTGTACGCATCGTGAATTTCAGCAAACCGATCGGCGTCACGTTCGGGTGGATGTTGACGCACCAGTTCCAAGTACCGGGCGCGAATCTCAGCGGTCGTTGCCTTCGCGTCCAGGCCAAGGACTTCGAAGGGATCTTGATTCGAGGGGCTCATGACGATGTTCTTGTCTGTCAAACAGTGAATTGATTTTTAAGCGAGAGAGGTCGAGAAGACGGTAGGAAGCGTTGGAGTGGAATCAACCTCGCACACGCCGCGCGAGCACCTCGAGCAAAGCGTCAGCAAGTTTGCCCGGCATCATCTGTTTCATCTGCGCTTCCATCGCCTCCGGGTCCTGCATATACGCCAACAGCATCTCGGGCGGGATCGAATTCATAACGTCATCCGGGATGTCGTCAACGTCTAGAAATTCGAAGTCCATGTCGTCGTCATCCGAGTACATGCCTTCGTTGTAATGCTCCTCGCTGGCTTCATAGAGTCGCAGGGCAATTGGACGCAGTTCAGCGGGCAGGCTGTTGGAGGCATCGGGATCCGCGTACACCACATCGGAAAGGATGGACGAAGCGAGCTCCAAATCGACTCCTAACGCTCGGACCAAGCTGACGATGTGCCAATCGATGTGGTGACGGGTGGCTTGCAAAAATCGTCGGCACAGAACGTCATCTTGGGCGAGAACGACAAAGACGCCGATGGTGTTCGCCGTTTCGATGTCGTAGGCATCGATTTTCGATTGGGTCAACGCTCGTTTGGTTACGGTGATCAGCTCCTTCTTCATGCCTGCACGGCCAGGGAAGTCAAGCTTTTCGTTCACCAACATACGACCCACCCTGTCACAGGCGGACGAAACTGCTTGCAACGATGGTGATTTCGAAAGCGGCTTGCGCGCGTCGCGAAGTCTTTTGCGGGTTTTGGCAGGCAACCCACACCTGGCGGAGATCGCCTCCAACAGAAGCAACGATGCAAAGCGAGGCACCTTCAACTCATCGTTTTTAACGAGACAAGTTTCCACATCGGTGTCGGGGTCTTGCGCCAACTGGCAGATGGCACGGTACAGTTCCAGCAAACCGTCCGGCTGATCGGAAGGCACGTTTGAGCTGAGCAACTCGAGGTGCTGTTCAGCTTCATCCG
Above is a window of Rhodopirellula bahusiensis DNA encoding:
- a CDS encoding Hsp70 family protein, which translates into the protein MQPTIGIDLGTTNSVVAVVENGTPRVIKNPETGEAVLPSVVGLDPSGNMLVGQPALNQAALFPESTIRSVKRKMGEHVQLTLGEKQLSPPEVSAVILGRLRQWAEQDLGCEVNRAVITVPAYFDDGQREATRHAGELAGLEVLRIVNEPTAAALVYDSQSHDPHKVLVYDLGGGTFDVSIVAIESGVVEVLATFGDTHLGGDDFDALLCNQLVNATGDLQESVLADVGAMARLSLSAEAAKRRLSFDTFTEVAEEFLLPGNPSSHLETTLERNDYEQSIEPLLDRTISCVDSALKDAGLHAGQLDKVILVGGSTRTPLVEQLLTQKLGHRPSAEIDPDLCVALGAAVQGALLSGQDVDRVLIEITPHTLGVRCAETRDPLGPANAFAPIIPRGSALPCKRSQTFYTMVPGQTEVSTEVFQGEAAVVTENIFVGEVELADLDPDSPADSPISVTFTMNLNGMLEVRAVDRRTGKEASAEIKRLNESSKQAGSQTEFGSVSADEISEMLGRVPAGQPSQIDEAQSSQTDEALEAESKPSNTLTRRLDELMPSIHATRQNADEQDAEEIDDLVDQLKVAAISNNSEAFAEKVEALEDLLFYLNDA
- a CDS encoding nucleotide exchange factor GrpE yields the protein MNIPEEDDWPQTRAAIKDRLLEWIDTAGETDHGRQQLARMLAELDHQENSDEPAPPHAALPNAPAAASLHGLGQITRDLTALRHELKLNTKQNRSLSDTLASDAERIVAASDALLEQLRENSTRTTAGQSPTGQQVSPADASMSETTRSAITAIVEVDEALSRLTQAFEAAVRDCPEPPTTAATGWFGRRKLEQHEQLWQTAWQSRNQSLNGLAEGLRLTTQRMSQQLASLNIQRVGAAGDAFDPQTMQVLEVQPSSEHPVGTVLRVLRTGYQQATWLIRPAQVVTAQAVTTNS
- a CDS encoding J domain-containing protein, with protein sequence MSPSNQDPFEVLGLDAKATTAEIRARYLELVRQHPPERDADRFAEIHDAYTAVGDPIRVWSSRLFAPELPHFSDVIDQFQFQPQRLPTDALLRCAQRLHQSSRGPAK